From a region of the Anopheles nili chromosome X unlocalized genomic scaffold, idAnoNiliSN_F5_01 X_unloc_19, whole genome shotgun sequence genome:
- the LOC128729515 gene encoding uncharacterized protein LOC128729515, with product MKVATTTNTPQTFSSSSATPTSSIQQPKTVFGVKTSLAGGGEFLNAKIIGVRNVANAKVKGTSSLSLMNASNLNIAHIGGKQVIIANNSTLGANQSVVGNSTRINSNTSSIVPNTNTMLLSANNNCSNLVIEQQCLKDKVFKVHTETYATEREGSSTVSGLSEQTVMLRTQLVKAKSVQPTAGTRLTNQRCNTTFPTENSGTVNEIKNTARLAAQGSVTVQQQHQQQQRPDHNINTGGINAPSTSNVGMVTTVVTPMMSKSIVIQPTSSGNINSNTKVTEIGLPKTQSQRVVLSQPIIIPSSLQTSSSISLKRLKVIPINKQCKK from the exons ATGAAGGTAGCTACCACCACGAACACTCCACAAACTTTTTCATCCTCCTCAGCAACACCCACATCATCAATACAGCAACCAAAAACGGTCTTTGGCGTGAAAACATCCCTAGCTGGGGGAGGTgaatttttaaatgcaaaaatCATCGGTGTTCGAAATGTAGCAAATGCCAAAGTAAAAGGAACTTCTTCGTTAAG TCTAATGAACGCATCCAACTTGAACATTGCGCACATAGGTGGAAAACAGGTTATAATTGCAAATAACTCCACACTTGGCGCCAACCAATCCGTCGTAGGCAATAGCACGCGAATTAACAGTAATACCAGTAGTATCGTTCCAAATACGAATACAATGTTGCTATCCGCAAATAACAACTGTAGCAATCTGGTGATAGAACAACAATGCCTAAAGGATAAGGTATTC AAAGTACATACTGAGACATATGCAACAGAAAGGGAGGGCAGCAGTACAGTTAGTGGGCTTTCGGAACAAACTGTTATGCTTCGAACACAATTGGTAAAAGCGAAATCCGTTCAACCAACTGCTGGAACTAGACTAACAAACCAAAGATGTAATACAACTTTTCCGACTGAAAACAGCGGAACTgtcaatgaaattaaaaacactgCACGTCTCGCAGCACAAGGTTCTGTAActgtgcagcagcaacatcaacaacaacaaagacCGGATCACAATATTAACACTGGAGGAATCAATGCACCAAGCACCAGCAATGTAGGAATGGTCACGACCGTTGTTACGCCAATGATGTCGAAGTCAATAGTAATACAACCTACTTCTAGTGGAAACATCAATTCGAATACTAAG GTTACGGAAATAGGATTGCCAAAGACTCAATCACAACGTGTTGTTCTCTCACAACCTATCATTATACCATCCAGTTTACAGACATCCAGCTCTATTAGTCTAAAACGGTTGAAGGTTAttccaataaataaacaatgtaAAAAATAG
- the LOC128729513 gene encoding nuclear factor related to kappa-B-binding protein, with the protein MERNGNIKSPPNENMSFAYNNTDNSYESSSGSDSEESNASLLEKSSLMTNKFMLPKDLCDVSAIFDEFFSHSLWDLLPSATRQHLVKFLPVFEENQSSATQVVHDLLSHKLHRFGVDPLLNFRQSLAKGNFRADIVKLQHNLANSLIKERRMVELQRMARLAQYMVLSREVAMLSELHSNSIHSLTTSLKTTADQWFPLKTRNRWVQHAYSTQEMVKCRNHAKKRYLSEIVNISDTVGISLSVSDEEDFLDAMPTGPIRKQRRIYGAVPQLCHDILFHSQRNSSINISPGTAGINNIGGKKSNLNAGLNGAGGGNAFDGTMLNAPKLFLVTEEHYRKLLLQHRKRKVEEPDHPELDLEGIKLKDVVSRTQIAAGYRRILPLPKVYISESNSENIVTGKSRMKSNKFAKSYRSLEDFEDIRKINESKSTAHKPEQAKLSSEQPREMIVDLIETPLKAIIYPSEKKSSSNTSLVSLSTGTAGSMGTEKISTGHLLGNKTHACFLSVVRDLFCSNPDHRSTMSDLQLKLDTWIQSPAANRCAWYGEYHNSDSWHSSLHSAVQFLAGEFCHLPEDFVPYIEHKVTLNILQWIGASRDGDSRLVPLCAYWQNKKQNIEKSSGLHIPVERSVSPPPPLFPTDWSVRKATDEEINSFREQEKRRYENPHMSFTFKQHSYDSVVGPVKGIYTQVPGISKARGHSMLVADRPNFVTILTLVRDATARLPNGEGTRADICELLKSSQYISRTATDQVLQTIVSGALDRMHTEHDPCVKYDAKRKIWIYLHRNRTEQEFERLHMQYQGFTKHRKPVAKKSLKYCKDSILASIAPKNTLFGDCSFNNLNLSNNLTEVDRDSLTSFDNVLDLPSVTITPAADDIPDSAITIAENSSPISSTSGIVLPTTSLLKKQSVAALLISNQASCTDVAAKSSANDLSLLQDRSKESMYSIHHDSTEEISDPTQKSSVKRSGGVTLFTSVGNNLKTIQIPKSSLSLAIKSVTTECCPRGRPYF; encoded by the exons ATGGAGAGAAATGGTAACATAAAGTCGCCTCCAAATGAAAATATGTCATTTGCATACAATAACACGGATAATTCATACGAATCTAGCTCGGGAAGCGATTCTGAAGAAAGCAATGCTAGTCTATTAGAAAAAAGCTCTCTTATGACAAACAAATTTATGCTACCCAAAGATTTGTGTGACGTTAGTGCTATTTTCGATGAATTCTTTTCTCATTCGCTCTGGGATCTATTACCTTCTGCCACACGACAGCACCTTGTGAAGTTTTTGCCGGTATTTGAAGAAAACCAATCTTCTGCAACTCAAGTGGTGCACGATTTGTTATCACACAAATTACATCGTTTTGGAGTTGATCCCCTGCTTAACTTTCGTCAATCCCTTGCAAAAGGAAACTTTCGCGCCGATATTGTAAAATTGCAGCACAATCTGGCGAATTCTTTgataaaagagagaagaatGGTAGAATTACAGCGTATGGCACGTTTAGCACAGTACATGGTATTATCGCGAGAAGTTGCTATGCTATCGGAACTACATTCAAATAGCATACATTCCTTGACAACTTCCTTGAAAACAACGGCAGATCAATGGTTTCCACTTAAAACCCGTAATCGATGGGTACAGCATGCGTACAGCACTCAGGAGATGGTAAAATGTCGAAATCATGCTAAAAAACGATATTTAAGTGAAATCGTCAACATATCAGACACAGTTGGCATATCCTTAAGTGTCTCTGATGAAGAAGATTTTCTCGATGCTATGCCGACTGGCCCGATTAGAAAACAACGTCGCATATACGGAGCAGTCCCACAATTATGCCATGATATACTATTTCATTCACAACGCAACAGTTCAATTAATATTTCACCTGGAACGGCAGGAATAAACAAcattggtggaaaaaaaagtaacctaAATGCTGGTTTGAATGGAGCAGGAGGAGGAAACGCATTCGACGGAACAATGCTAAATGCGCCCAAATTATTTCTTGTCACTGAAGAACATTATAGAAAACTACTACTTCAGCATAGAAAACGCAAAGTAGAAGAACCGGATCACCCAGAGCTAGACTTGGAAGGCATCAAGCTAAAGGATGTCGTTAGCCGCACGCAAATTGCAGCGGGATACAGGAGAATATTGCCCCTGCCAAAAGTGTACATATCTGAATCCAACTCGGAAAATATTGTGACCGGGAAAAGTAGAATGAAGTCTAACAAATTTGCAAAATCGTATCGATCTTTAGAAGATTTTGAAGACATTAGAAAAATCAACGAGTCAAAATCGACCGCacacaaaccagaacaagctAAATTGTCTTCGGAACAACCGCGAGAAAtgattgttgat TTGATTGAGACGCCATTGAAAGCAATAATCTACCCATCagagaaaaaatcatcttCAAATACGTCATTGGTCTCGTTATCGACAGGAACTGCTGGATCGATGGGGACAGAAAAAATTTCAACCGGTCATTTGCTTGGGAATAAAACTCATGCATGTTTTCTGTCCGTTGTTCGCGATCTGTTTTGCTCCAATCCAGATCATCGGTCCACTATGTCCGACCTTCAGCTTAAGCTGGACACGTGGATACAGAGTCCTGCCGCGAATCGCTGCGCTTGGTACGGGGAGTATCATAATAGTGATAGTTGGCATTCGAGTCTTCACTCGGCAGTTCAATTTCTTGCGGGAGAATTTTGCCATCTACCAGAGGATTTCGTACCGTACATCGAGCATAAAGTGACACTAAACATTTTACAATGGATCGGTGCTTCAAGAGACGGAGATAGTCGTCTTGTGCCCCTTTGTGCATattggcaaaacaaaaaacaaaatattgaaaaatccTCTGGTTTACATATTCCAGT CGAACGCTCGGTgtcaccacctccaccgcttTTCCCTACTGACTGGTCTGTGCGGAAGGCTACtgatgaagaaataaacagTTTTCGCGAGCAAGAGAAACGGCGTTACGAAAACCCGCACATGTCTTTCACATTCAAGCAACATTCTTACGACAGTGTAGTTGGACCCGTAAAAGGAATCTATACGCAAGTGCCAGGCATATCTAAAGCTCGTGGCCACAGTATGCTTGTAGCAGATCGGCCTAATTTCGTTACCATTTTAACTTTGGTACGAGATGCTACAGCCAGACTACCAAACGGCGAAGGTACCCGAGCAGATATCTGTGAGCTATTAAAATCCTCGCAATATATATCGCGGACAGCAACGGATCAAGTTTTGCAAACCATCGTCAGTGGTGCACTGGATCGAATGCATACAGAACATGATCCATGCGTGAAATATGACGCCAAGCGTAAAATTTGGATATATTTGCATCGAAACCGTACAGAACAAGAATTTGAACGGTTACATATGCAATACCAAGGCTTTACGAAACACAGAAAACCAGTTGCAAAGAAAtcattaaaatattgcaaagaTAGCATATTAGCATCAATTGCACCAAAAAATACATTGTTTGGCGATTGCTCATTCAATAACTTAAATTTGTCCAACAATTTAACCGAAGTGGACCGCGATTCTTTAACAAGCTTCGATAATGTATTGGACTTGCCTTCAGTAACAATCACACCCGCTGCTGATGATATACCAGACTCAGCCATCACCATAGCCGAGAACTCTTCCCCTATCTCTAGCACTAGTGGAATTGTGCTACCAACGACGTCGTTGCTCAAAAAGCAATCAGTTGCTGCGCTCCTCATTTCAAACCAGGCATCATGTACAGATGTCGCTGCTAAATCCTCGGCTAATGATTTATCTTTGCTACAAGATCGTTCGAAAGAATCTATGTATTCGATACATCATGATAGTACAGAAGAGATATCAGAtcccacacaaaaaagcagtgTTAAGCGTAGTGGAGGTGTAACGCTGTTTACATCAGTAGGCAACAATCTTAAAACGATACAGATTCCAAAGTCTTCTTTATCTCTTGCCATCAAATCGGTAACAACTG AATGCTGCCCTCGTGGCAGACCGTACTTCTAA
- the LOC128729514 gene encoding muscle calcium channel subunit alpha-1-like, which translates to MKLIAYGFILHPGSYLRNGWNILDFTIVVIGMISTALSNLMKEGFDVKALRAFRVLRPLRLVSGVPSLQVVLNSILRAMVPLLHIALLVLFVIIIYAIIGLELFSGKLHKSCEIMDDPHPCGEDGFHCDTISPEMVCRYYWEGPNFGITNFDNFGLSMLTVFQCVTLEGWTDMLYYIEDAMGSSWQWVYFISMVILGAFFVMNLILGVLSGEFSKERTKAKNRGDFQKLREKQQIEEDLRGYLDWITQAEDIDPDNDASGMQEGKMKNTIELDSSDNIGDDGEVQHESWFARRRKSIDRVNRRLRRACRKAVKSQAFYWLIIILVFLNTGVLATEHYRQPPWLDDFQEYTNMFFVALFTMEMLLKMYSLGFQGYFVSLFNRFDCFVVIGSIGEMILTSTQIMPPLGVSVLRCVRLLRVFKVTKYWQSLSNLVASLLNSIQSIASLLLLLFLFIVIFALLGMQVFGGKFNFNSSVDKPRSNFDSFVQSLLTVFQILTGEDWNTVMYDGIQAYGGVASMGIIASIYFIILFICGNYILLNVFLAIAVDNLADADSLTTVEKDEGENADGEEEKISHEPTPTEHGDDGFMEHEKDNLDSDNDPMN; encoded by the exons ATGAAGTTGATTGCTTACGGGTTCATACTACATCCCGGATCATATTTACGTAATGGATGGAATATTCTTGATTTTACCATTGTTGTCATAGG CATGATATCTACAGCTTTATCCAATCTAATGAAAGAAGGATTTGATGTAAAAGCACTTCGTGCGTTTCGAGTTCTTCGACCATTGCGCTTAGTGTCCGGAGTCCCCA GTTTGCAAGTTGTTCTGAATTCGATCTTACGTGCCATGGTGCCTTTGCTACACATAGCCCTATTGGTGTTATTTGTGATAATCATCTACGCTATTATTGGACTCGAATTATTCTCGGGAAAATTACACAAGTCTT GTGAAATTATGGATGACCCTCATCCATGTGGGGAAGATGGTTTTCATTGTGATACCATATCTCCGGAAATGGTATGCAGATACTACTGGGAAGGTCCTAATTTCGGCATCACCAATTTTGACAACTTTGGCCTATCGATGTTAACAGTCTTTCAGTGCGTTACACTGGAGGGATGGACCGATATGCTTTACTAT ATTGAGGATGCTATGGGTAGCAGTTGGCAATGggtgtattttatttcgatgGTTATTCTTGGGGCTTTTTTCGTAATGAATCTAATTCTTGGTGTGTTGAGCGGTGAATTTTCCAAAGAgcgcacaaaagcaaaaaatcgtGGAGATTTCCAGAAACTTCGTGAGAAGCAACAGATAGAGGAAGATCTTCGTGGTTATCTAGATTGGATTACGCAAGCCGAAGATATTGATCCAGATAATGATGCAAGTGGAATGCAAGaaggaaagatgaaaaatacGATTGAGTTGGATTCGTCCGATAATattggtgatgatggtgaagtACAGCATGAATCATGGTTTGCTAGAAGGCGTAAATCAATCGATCGTGTAAATCGACGTTTGCGAAGGGCTTGTCGCAAGGCTGTTAAATCACAAGCTTTTTATTGGCTCATTATTATATTGGTTTTTCTAAACACTGGTGTACTAGCTACTGAACATTACCGACAGCCACCTTGGTTGGATGATTTTCAAG AGTATACGAACATGTTTTTCGTGGCTTTATTTACGATGGaaatgcttttaaaaatgTACAGTTTAGGCTTTCAAGGCTATTTTGTATCCCTTTTCAACCGGTTTGACTGTTTTGTTGTGATTGGAAGCATAGGTGAAATGATACTAACCAGCACCCAAATTATGCCTCCCTTGGGAGTGTCCGTCCTGCGATGTGTCCGATTACTGCGTGTGTTCAAAGTAACTAA GTATTGGCAATCGCTCTCGAATTTAGTGGCTTCCCTATTAAACTCCATTCAATCGATTGCATCACTTTTGTTGCTGCTATTCttgtttattgttattttcgCGTTACTTGGTATGCAAGTTTTTGGAGGAAAGTTCAATTTTAATAGCTCAGTCGATAAGCCCCGATCGAACTTTGATAGTTTCGTTCAGAGTTTGTTAACAGTATTTCAG ATTCTAACGGGTGAAGATTGGAACACTGTTATGTATGATGGAATACAAGCGTATGGAGGAGTGGCTTCGATGGGGATTATTGCAAGCATTTActttataattttattcatttgtgGAAACT ATATTTTACTGAATGTTTTCTTAGCCATTGCTGTTGATAACTTGGCGGACGCAGATTCGTTGACTACTGTTGAAAAGGATGAAGGTGAAAACGCTGAtggggaggaggaaaaaatatcTCATGAGCCAACACCAACAGAACATGGAGACGATGGGTTTATGGAACACGAAAAAGACAATTTAGATTCCGACAATGATCCTATGAATAT